In one window of Henckelia pumila isolate YLH828 chromosome 1, ASM3356847v2, whole genome shotgun sequence DNA:
- the LOC140887276 gene encoding calmodulin-7-like — MADELTNDQISEFKEAFSLFDKDGDGCITTKEVGYVMRSLGQSPTEVKLEDMINEVDADGNGTIDFPEFLNLMVRKMRDTDSVEELTEAFRVFDKDQNGFISAAELRHVMTNLGEKLTGCVVDEMIREADVDGDGQIDYQEFVKLMMAKRQKQKQKQKSMVARRREVEGMKGENRQGAMKGRRRDRVRECLVL, encoded by the exons ATGGCGGATGAGCTAACCAATGATCAAATCTCTGAATTCAAGGAGGCCTTCTCTCTATTCGACAAGGATGGCGACG GTTGCATCACTACTAAGGAGGTTGGCTATGTGATGCGGTCTTTAGGGCAGAGCCCGACAGAGGTAAAACTTGAGGATATGATCAACGAGGTTGATGCTGATGGAAATGGGACCATTGATTTCCCCGAGTTTCTCAACCTGATGGTGCGGAAGATGAGAGACACGGATTCTGTGGAGGAACTCACCGAAGCTTTCCGGGTTTTCGACAAGGACCAAAACGGGTTCATTTCTGCAGCTGAACTCCGCCATGTTATGACCAATCTAGGCGAAAAACTCACCGGCTGTGTGGTCGATGAGATGATCCGTGAGGCGGATGTCGATGGTGATGGGCAGATCGACTATCAAGAGTTTGTCAAGCTCATGATGGCCAA AAgacaaaagcaaaagcaaaagcaaaagaGCATGGtagcaagaagacgtgaagttGAGGGGATGAAGGGTGAAAACAGACAAGGTGCCATGAAAGGCCGCCGTAGAGATCGGGTTCGCGAATGCCTGGTCCTCTAA